One Sphingomicrobium sp. XHP0239 DNA segment encodes these proteins:
- a CDS encoding 3-oxoacid CoA-transferase subunit B, giving the protein MPWDRNQMAERAAKELQDGYFVNLGIGIPTLVANYIPEGKTVTLQSENGMLGIGPFPTKDEVDADLINAGKQTISQLPQSSYFDSATSFSMIRGGHIDLTVLGAMEVSEDGDIANWMIPGKMIKGMGGAMDLVAGVKKIIVVMEHVSKGGDPKFKPACDLPLTGQNVVDMIITDLGVFRRKDHDSAFELIELAPDVTEDEIAEKTTAAYEVAL; this is encoded by the coding sequence ATGCCCTGGGATCGTAATCAGATGGCGGAGCGCGCCGCCAAGGAGCTTCAGGATGGCTATTTCGTCAATCTCGGTATCGGGATTCCGACGCTGGTCGCCAACTACATTCCCGAGGGGAAGACGGTCACGCTGCAGTCGGAAAACGGGATGCTCGGCATCGGACCGTTCCCGACGAAGGACGAGGTCGATGCCGACCTGATCAACGCGGGCAAGCAAACGATCAGCCAGCTGCCGCAGTCGAGCTATTTCGACAGCGCGACCAGCTTCTCGATGATCCGCGGCGGACATATCGATCTGACCGTCCTGGGCGCGATGGAGGTCAGCGAGGACGGCGACATCGCCAACTGGATGATCCCCGGCAAGATGATCAAGGGCATGGGCGGCGCGATGGACCTCGTCGCGGGGGTCAAGAAGATCATCGTGGTGATGGAACATGTGTCGAAGGGCGGCGATCCGAAGTTCAAGCCCGCATGCGACCTGCCGCTTACCGGGCAGAACGTCGTCGACATGATCATTACCGATCTCGGCGTGTTCCGCCGCAAGGACCACGACAGCGCGTTCGAACTGATCGAACTGGCCCCCGACGTGACCGAGGACGAGATCGCCGAGAAGACGACCGCGGCGTACGAGGTCGCGCTTTGA
- a CDS encoding CsbD family protein yields MGELTDKIKGNANEAAGEIKQESNNPETRAEGRNQEVKGKAQQAKGEVKGKLGNDI; encoded by the coding sequence ATGGGTGAACTGACCGACAAAATCAAAGGCAATGCCAACGAAGCCGCTGGCGAAATCAAGCAGGAATCGAATAACCCCGAGACCCGCGCTGAAGGCCGCAATCAAGAAGTGAAGGGTAAAGCCCAGCAGGCCAAGGGCGAAGTCAAGGGCAAGCTTGGCAACGATATTTAA
- a CDS encoding NADPH:quinone oxidoreductase family protein codes for MRILRSHEVGGPETLKLDDIEPPEPGPGEVRVAVKASAINYPDVLIIEDKYQMKPPRPFAPGGEIAGVVDALGDGVEGISVGDRVIAVPGFGGLAEQVVIPAKSAIPLPESHSFTDGAAMLLTYATAIHALKDRGRLAEGDEMLVLGAAGGVGLATIELGKAMGARVVAAVSNEDKADAAKKAGADEAIVYPRGDLDRDAQKALSQQFKDAARGEGFDVVMDPVGGAYAEPALRSLGWQGRYLVVGFPAGIPAPPLNLTLLKEAEVSGVFWGAFAQRDSKANAAHVAELFRLWDAGKIAPVVTETFPLEKGGEAIATLGSREAIGKIVVTMD; via the coding sequence ATGCGCATTCTTCGCAGCCACGAAGTGGGTGGCCCCGAAACGCTCAAACTCGACGACATTGAGCCGCCCGAACCCGGCCCGGGCGAGGTTCGTGTCGCGGTGAAGGCGAGCGCAATCAACTATCCCGACGTCCTCATCATCGAGGACAAGTATCAGATGAAACCGCCGCGCCCCTTCGCCCCGGGAGGCGAAATCGCGGGTGTTGTCGACGCGCTGGGTGACGGGGTCGAGGGCATTTCGGTCGGGGACCGGGTTATCGCGGTGCCCGGCTTCGGCGGGTTGGCCGAACAGGTCGTCATTCCGGCGAAGAGCGCGATCCCGCTGCCCGAAAGCCATTCATTCACCGACGGGGCAGCGATGCTGTTGACCTACGCAACGGCGATCCACGCCTTGAAGGACCGTGGTCGACTGGCCGAAGGCGACGAGATGCTCGTCCTCGGTGCCGCGGGCGGAGTCGGCCTGGCGACGATCGAACTCGGCAAGGCGATGGGTGCGCGTGTCGTCGCGGCCGTATCGAACGAGGACAAGGCCGATGCCGCGAAGAAAGCCGGCGCGGACGAGGCGATCGTCTACCCACGCGGCGACCTCGACCGCGATGCGCAAAAGGCGTTGTCGCAGCAGTTCAAGGATGCTGCACGGGGCGAAGGTTTCGACGTGGTCATGGACCCCGTCGGCGGGGCCTATGCCGAACCCGCGCTGCGCAGTCTCGGCTGGCAGGGCCGCTACCTGGTGGTGGGATTTCCCGCGGGCATTCCCGCGCCGCCGCTCAACCTCACTCTGCTCAAGGAAGCGGAGGTCTCGGGCGTGTTCTGGGGCGCGTTTGCGCAACGCGATTCCAAGGCCAACGCCGCGCACGTCGCCGAGCTTTTCCGCCTGTGGGACGCGGGCAAGATCGCGCCGGTCGTGACCGAGACCTTCCCGCTTGAGAAAGGTGGGGAGGCGATCGCGACCCTGGGATCGCGCGAGGCGATCGGGAAGATCGTCGTCACGATGGACTGA
- a CDS encoding thiamine pyrophosphate-binding protein: protein MTQRPTPRTGGRILVDQLLAQGVDRLFTVPGESFLAVLDALHDSPQIDVVVCRQEGGVAYMADADGKMTGRPGIAFVTRGPGATNASAGVHVAMQDSTPMILFIGDLDRGDRDREGFQEIDFPAFFAPIAKWAARIDDARRIPEYVARAFRVATAGRPGPVVLALPEDMLRDEVEALDRPAITPAAIAPDPGAIGALHDLLKDAASPIAIVGGANWDPCAAHYFASWAERVGIPVAAAFRRQDAVANDCTVYAGQLGYGPNPKLQQRVREADLVLAVGARLGEATTDGYTLLTPDHPEQTLVHVHPDPNELSRVYRTDLPIVADMAEFAETLDAWHDDDLARFGAGEEAHREWLDWSTVRPREGVRLDLGPCVAAMREKLPADTIICNGAGNFSGWWHRYWHYAATSSQLAPTSGTMGYGLPASVAASRRFADRTVVCVAGDGDFLMNGQELATAAALDLDLLILVVDNGSYGTIRMHQEREYPGRVSATGLAAGNPDFVALVQAFGGWGERVEATADFAPALDRAMERGGIRLLHLVTDVDVISTAATLGEMRGRAEGRST from the coding sequence ATGACCCAACGTCCGACGCCGCGCACCGGCGGCCGCATTCTCGTCGATCAATTGCTCGCACAGGGCGTCGACCGCCTCTTCACCGTTCCGGGCGAGAGCTTTCTCGCCGTGCTCGACGCACTCCACGACAGCCCCCAAATCGATGTGGTCGTCTGCCGCCAGGAAGGCGGCGTCGCCTACATGGCGGATGCCGATGGCAAGATGACCGGGCGCCCCGGCATCGCGTTCGTCACGCGCGGTCCAGGTGCGACCAACGCCAGCGCGGGCGTCCACGTTGCGATGCAGGATTCGACTCCGATGATCCTGTTCATCGGCGATCTCGACCGCGGCGATCGCGACCGCGAGGGTTTTCAGGAAATCGACTTTCCTGCCTTCTTCGCGCCGATCGCGAAGTGGGCTGCGCGGATCGACGATGCGCGGCGGATCCCCGAATATGTGGCGCGCGCCTTTCGCGTCGCGACTGCCGGTCGGCCCGGTCCGGTCGTGCTGGCGCTGCCCGAAGACATGCTGCGCGACGAGGTCGAGGCGCTCGACCGCCCCGCCATCACCCCCGCCGCCATCGCCCCCGACCCGGGCGCGATCGGTGCTTTGCACGACCTGCTGAAAGATGCCGCCAGCCCGATCGCGATCGTTGGCGGCGCCAACTGGGACCCATGCGCCGCGCATTATTTCGCGAGTTGGGCCGAGCGTGTGGGGATTCCCGTCGCCGCGGCCTTCCGGCGGCAGGACGCGGTAGCGAACGATTGCACCGTCTACGCCGGACAACTTGGTTACGGCCCCAATCCGAAGTTGCAGCAGCGGGTGCGCGAGGCGGATCTCGTCCTCGCCGTCGGCGCGCGGTTGGGCGAAGCGACCACCGACGGCTATACTCTTCTTACCCCCGATCACCCCGAGCAGACCCTGGTTCACGTTCACCCTGATCCGAACGAGTTGAGCCGTGTCTATCGCACCGATCTCCCGATCGTCGCCGACATGGCCGAATTCGCCGAGACGCTCGACGCGTGGCATGACGATGATCTCGCGCGTTTCGGTGCGGGCGAGGAAGCGCACCGCGAATGGCTCGACTGGTCGACCGTCCGACCCCGCGAAGGCGTACGGCTGGACCTCGGCCCGTGCGTCGCGGCGATGCGCGAAAAGCTCCCCGCCGACACGATCATCTGCAACGGAGCAGGCAACTTCTCGGGCTGGTGGCATCGGTATTGGCATTACGCCGCTACCTCGTCCCAACTTGCGCCGACCAGCGGAACTATGGGTTATGGCCTGCCCGCAAGCGTCGCTGCGAGCCGTAGGTTCGCCGACCGCACTGTCGTGTGCGTGGCGGGAGACGGCGATTTCCTTATGAACGGGCAGGAACTGGCGACAGCCGCGGCGCTCGATCTCGACCTTCTGATCCTCGTCGTCGACAATGGATCCTATGGCACGATCCGCATGCATCAGGAGCGGGAGTATCCTGGGCGGGTCAGCGCGACCGGCCTAGCAGCGGGGAATCCCGATTTCGTCGCGCTTGTACAGGCGTTCGGTGGCTGGGGCGAGCGGGTGGAGGCCACCGCAGACTTCGCCCCTGCGCTCGATCGGGCGATGGAACGCGGCGGGATTCGCCTGCTTCACCTCGTCACCGACGTGGACGTGATTTCGACCGCCGCCACGCTGGGAGAGATGCGTGGTCGCGCGGAAGGCCGTTCGACCTAG
- a CDS encoding NAD-dependent succinate-semialdehyde dehydrogenase, translating to MTYQTDLKLFIDGAWKAGEGRDVMPVTNPATGETLAEVPLASKDDLDAALLAADRAFPVWRATPVEKRAAILHKAARYLKDNAKDIGASMTQEQGKPLAEAVGEVHGAASMFEWYAEEAKRDYGRTLVRPVGQRSIVQRQPVGVVATFTPWNFPIYLLSKKVAAALAAGCSVISKPPEETPACVNAVAKALDHAGLPQGVFQLVHGEPDMVSRHLMASPIVRKVSFTGSVAIGRHLMSLAADGLKRLTLELGGHAPVLVFDDVDLDATLDKLVPQKFRNAGQVCVSPTRFYVQEGIYDRFVEGFAERTQRVKVGNGMDDGVQMGPLAHERRLPAVGDLVADAKAKGARVLAGGEPTGNANFFAPTLLADVPLEANIMNDEPFGPVAVTRPFKDLDEALHQANRLPYGLAAFAFTNDLHRANVLGDMIEAGMVGINSFAISSADAPFGGVKDSGFGSEGGKEGLETYQVVKAIHMA from the coding sequence ATGACCTATCAAACCGATCTCAAGCTCTTCATCGACGGTGCGTGGAAGGCTGGCGAAGGCCGCGACGTCATGCCCGTCACCAACCCCGCAACCGGCGAAACGCTCGCGGAGGTGCCGCTCGCCAGCAAAGACGATCTCGACGCTGCATTGCTGGCTGCCGACCGCGCCTTTCCCGTCTGGCGCGCAACGCCGGTCGAGAAGCGCGCTGCCATCCTTCACAAGGCGGCGCGCTATCTGAAGGACAATGCGAAGGACATCGGCGCCTCGATGACGCAGGAGCAGGGCAAACCACTCGCCGAGGCGGTCGGCGAAGTCCACGGCGCGGCGAGCATGTTCGAATGGTATGCGGAGGAAGCCAAGCGCGACTATGGCCGTACACTCGTGCGCCCCGTCGGGCAGCGCAGCATCGTGCAGCGTCAGCCGGTGGGCGTGGTCGCGACCTTCACCCCGTGGAACTTCCCCATCTACCTTCTCTCCAAGAAAGTCGCCGCAGCGTTGGCGGCGGGGTGCAGCGTCATTTCGAAGCCGCCCGAAGAAACTCCCGCCTGCGTCAACGCGGTCGCGAAGGCGCTCGATCACGCAGGCTTGCCGCAAGGCGTGTTCCAGCTAGTGCACGGCGAGCCCGACATGGTGAGCCGCCACCTGATGGCCTCGCCGATCGTGCGGAAGGTCAGCTTCACCGGCTCGGTCGCGATCGGGAGACATTTGATGAGCCTCGCCGCCGATGGGCTGAAGCGTCTCACGCTCGAACTGGGCGGTCACGCCCCGGTGCTGGTTTTCGACGATGTCGATCTCGACGCGACGCTCGACAAGCTGGTCCCCCAGAAATTCCGCAACGCCGGGCAGGTGTGCGTCTCCCCCACCCGCTTCTACGTGCAGGAAGGCATCTACGATCGCTTCGTCGAAGGGTTCGCCGAGCGGACGCAGCGAGTGAAGGTCGGCAACGGGATGGACGACGGTGTCCAGATGGGTCCCCTCGCCCACGAACGACGCCTCCCTGCCGTCGGGGATCTGGTCGCCGACGCCAAGGCAAAGGGAGCGCGCGTGCTCGCGGGAGGCGAGCCGACGGGTAATGCCAACTTCTTCGCCCCAACCCTGCTTGCCGATGTCCCGCTCGAAGCGAATATCATGAACGACGAGCCGTTCGGCCCGGTCGCCGTGACCCGGCCCTTCAAGGATCTCGACGAAGCGCTGCATCAGGCCAATCGCCTCCCGTACGGCCTCGCGGCCTTCGCCTTCACCAACGATCTGCACCGCGCCAACGTGCTCGGCGACATGATCGAGGCGGGAATGGTCGGCATCAACAGTTTCGCCATTTCCAGCGCGGACGCCCCCTTCGGTGGAGTGAAGGATTCGGGCTTCGGCAGCGAGGGCGGCAAGGAGGGTCTGGAGACCTATCAGGTCGTGAAGGCGATCCACATGGCGTGA
- a CDS encoding ABC transporter ATP-binding protein, whose translation MALLLMDGVTKRFGDIVAVDDVGFEVRPGEIFGFLGGNGAGKTTSMRMVLDIIRPTKGRIEVLGGPPGPEQGDRIGFLPEERGLYPKMSAIETVAYFGQMKGMSPGDAKREGLALLERFGLGDRAKSPIQDMSKGMAQKVQLATSIVNSPELLILDEPFSGLDPVNQQLLEDEILRARDKGAAVVFSTHVMQHVERLCDRMLVLKKGAKQFEGTPDEARELLATKVQMTSQVDPTTLPGVAKVEAVGTGAGGWKDYEVTLRSDTRAMDLLERLTASGTALRRFDVDRASLHDVFVHLVGEENVK comes from the coding sequence ATGGCATTGCTGTTGATGGACGGGGTGACGAAGCGGTTCGGCGATATTGTTGCCGTCGACGATGTCGGGTTCGAGGTCCGGCCGGGGGAGATCTTCGGATTTCTCGGCGGCAACGGAGCGGGCAAGACGACCAGCATGCGCATGGTGCTCGACATCATTCGCCCGACGAAAGGGCGGATCGAGGTACTGGGCGGCCCGCCGGGTCCCGAACAGGGCGACCGCATCGGCTTCCTTCCCGAAGAACGCGGCCTCTATCCCAAGATGAGCGCGATCGAGACGGTTGCCTATTTCGGACAGATGAAGGGCATGAGCCCCGGCGACGCCAAGCGCGAGGGGCTGGCGCTGCTCGAACGTTTCGGTCTTGGCGACCGCGCCAAATCGCCGATCCAGGACATGTCGAAGGGCATGGCGCAAAAGGTCCAGCTGGCGACCTCGATCGTCAATTCGCCCGAGTTGCTGATCCTCGACGAACCCTTCTCGGGCCTCGATCCGGTCAACCAGCAACTGCTCGAGGACGAGATCCTGCGCGCCCGGGACAAGGGTGCGGCGGTCGTCTTCTCGACCCACGTGATGCAGCATGTCGAACGACTGTGCGACCGGATGCTCGTGCTCAAGAAGGGTGCGAAGCAGTTCGAGGGGACGCCGGACGAGGCGCGCGAACTGCTTGCCACCAAGGTTCAAATGACCAGCCAAGTCGATCCCACGACCCTGCCTGGCGTCGCGAAGGTCGAGGCGGTCGGCACGGGTGCCGGCGGCTGGAAGGACTATGAAGTCACGCTCCGATCCGACACGCGCGCCATGGACCTGCTGGAACGGTTGACCGCTTCCGGGACCGCGCTGCGACGGTTCGACGTCGACCGCGCGAGCCTGCACGACGTCTTCGTGCATCTCGTCGGCGAGGAGAATGTGAAATGA
- a CDS encoding SCP2 sterol-binding domain-containing protein, whose protein sequence is MDKAELAAKMQENEAWVEGKKVKIDYDDKGVIMLDGVDHKVTEEDGEADTTIKVKWEDWQAMADGQLDGMTAFMTGKLKVEGDMSNAMQLQGVLAKLRG, encoded by the coding sequence ATGGATAAAGCCGAACTCGCCGCCAAGATGCAGGAAAACGAAGCCTGGGTCGAAGGCAAGAAGGTCAAGATCGATTATGACGACAAGGGCGTGATCATGCTCGACGGCGTCGACCACAAGGTGACCGAAGAGGACGGCGAAGCCGACACCACGATCAAGGTAAAGTGGGAAGATTGGCAGGCCATGGCCGACGGGCAGCTCGACGGCATGACCGCCTTCATGACGGGCAAGCTGAAGGTCGAGGGCGACATGTCCAATGCCATGCAGCTCCAGGGCGTCCTCGCCAAGCTGCGCGGCTGA
- a CDS encoding L,D-transpeptidase family protein: MNKISLFAAIPALFLAAHPALAQDRSTPANGAVQASDARWSGAPEQTAAAERLIGLLEYADFEGYAEGPALAAQAKELQRKAAAGDAMAARGLATLLDRAYLDYVTTLQAEVPYVEYGDGAQIPRRFSRTDHQTLLTHAPNLDTLVRQQTTMNVVYEGLRQQAHTYGRSLEPEAKDALRGTLMRLRALPKRNRFVLVDIASQRLWMYDGGQPVDSMKVVVGRNEISQGIDSRTPMIMSTIHYATHNPYWHVPFAVLRKTVGNNIKNQGNSYLKSRGYEIVDRWANDAAILSPADVDWSTALSVPDALKVRQLPGGANSMGNFKFNFPNATGIYLHDTPMKTYFNETDRARSNGCIRLEDARRFASWLYKGQGVPDIDAAETHDTLPEGVPVFVTYMTAQAVDGSMSYAADVYGFDGNRERVAEIDAAAEQANRDEAANL; this comes from the coding sequence ATGAACAAGATTTCTCTCTTTGCCGCCATTCCTGCGCTGTTTCTGGCCGCTCATCCGGCGCTCGCGCAGGACCGTTCGACCCCCGCCAATGGTGCCGTCCAGGCCAGCGACGCCCGCTGGTCGGGTGCGCCCGAGCAGACTGCGGCCGCCGAGCGGCTGATCGGCCTGCTCGAATATGCCGATTTCGAAGGTTACGCCGAGGGGCCCGCGCTCGCGGCTCAGGCGAAGGAACTTCAACGCAAGGCCGCCGCGGGCGACGCGATGGCGGCCCGAGGGCTCGCCACGCTGCTCGACCGGGCTTACCTCGATTATGTCACGACGCTGCAGGCCGAAGTGCCTTATGTCGAATATGGCGACGGAGCGCAGATCCCGCGCCGTTTCTCGCGCACCGATCACCAGACGCTGCTGACCCACGCGCCGAACCTCGACACGCTGGTGCGCCAGCAGACGACGATGAACGTGGTCTATGAAGGTCTGCGCCAACAGGCCCATACCTATGGCCGCAGCCTCGAGCCCGAGGCGAAGGATGCGCTGCGCGGCACGCTGATGCGCTTGCGCGCGCTGCCGAAGCGCAACCGCTTCGTGCTGGTCGACATCGCCAGCCAGCGGTTGTGGATGTACGACGGCGGACAACCCGTCGACAGTATGAAGGTCGTCGTCGGTCGGAACGAGATCTCGCAGGGCATCGATTCCCGTACGCCGATGATCATGTCGACGATCCATTACGCGACCCACAATCCCTATTGGCACGTCCCGTTCGCGGTGCTGCGCAAGACCGTCGGCAACAATATCAAGAACCAGGGCAACAGCTATCTGAAGAGCCGCGGGTACGAGATCGTGGACAGGTGGGCGAACGATGCCGCGATCCTCAGTCCGGCGGACGTCGACTGGTCGACCGCACTGTCGGTTCCCGATGCGCTGAAGGTCCGGCAGCTGCCGGGCGGGGCGAACTCGATGGGCAACTTCAAGTTCAACTTCCCCAACGCCACCGGCATCTATCTGCACGACACGCCGATGAAAACGTATTTCAACGAGACCGATCGCGCACGGTCGAACGGCTGCATCCGGCTCGAGGATGCGCGTCGTTTCGCTAGCTGGCTGTATAAAGGCCAGGGCGTTCCCGATATCGACGCGGCCGAAACGCACGACACGTTGCCCGAGGGCGTGCCGGTGTTCGTCACCTACATGACGGCGCAGGCGGTCGACGGGTCGATGAGCTATGCCGCCGACGTCTACGGCTTCGACGGCAATCGCGAACGGGTCGCCGAAATCGATGCGGCGGCCGAGCAGGCCAATCGCGACGAGGCCGCGAACCTCTAG
- a CDS encoding CoA transferase subunit A: MKLIYDSATAALDGVLRDGMLIAAGGFGLCGIPERLLDAIRDSGVKDLTFASNNAGIDNEGIGKLLRTKQVKKMISSYVGENKEFERQFLAKELEVEFCPQGTLAERMRAGGAGIPGFYTKTGVGTVVAEGKEVKQFDGEDYILERGIFADLSIVKGWKADEAGNVMFRKTARNFNQPAATCGKICVVEVEEIVPTGSLDPDCIHLPAVFVDRLITGAPYDKKIEFVTTREKEDA, translated from the coding sequence ATGAAACTGATTTACGATTCCGCCACCGCGGCGCTTGATGGGGTCCTGAGAGACGGGATGCTGATTGCCGCTGGAGGCTTCGGCCTGTGCGGTATTCCCGAACGACTGCTCGACGCGATCCGCGATAGCGGGGTGAAGGATCTCACCTTCGCGTCGAACAATGCCGGGATCGACAACGAGGGCATTGGCAAGCTGCTTCGTACCAAGCAGGTGAAGAAGATGATCTCGTCCTATGTCGGCGAGAACAAGGAGTTCGAGCGGCAATTCCTCGCCAAGGAGCTCGAAGTCGAATTCTGCCCGCAGGGAACGCTCGCTGAACGGATGCGCGCGGGCGGGGCGGGCATCCCGGGCTTCTACACCAAGACGGGCGTCGGCACGGTCGTTGCCGAGGGCAAGGAAGTGAAGCAGTTCGACGGAGAGGATTACATTCTCGAGCGCGGCATCTTCGCCGACTTGTCGATCGTGAAGGGGTGGAAGGCGGACGAGGCGGGCAACGTGATGTTCCGCAAGACCGCGCGCAACTTCAACCAGCCTGCCGCGACCTGCGGCAAGATCTGCGTCGTGGAGGTCGAGGAAATCGTCCCGACGGGTTCGCTCGATCCCGACTGCATCCATCTGCCCGCCGTATTCGTCGATCGCCTGATCACCGGCGCGCCCTACGACAAGAAGATCGAATTCGTGACGACCCGCGAGAAGGAAGACGCATGA
- a CDS encoding P44/Msp2 family outer membrane protein: MKKTLALAALGAATFMTSPALAQDRGPYIGIEGGFLFPDEQDAAITANVGGTTVSNFYVRDYEDGYDIDAILGYDFGFFRVEVEGAYKKANIDQLRNFEGFGSAFNAALLDTIDDDDDGSTVPVFLTNDDFDILNIDADAKVWSVMANGLLDFGGGGINFYGGGGIGYGQLDQLGFNDGGLAYQGIAGIRFAITPNVEIGAKYRYFVLELDGDEFGPLFSSANSNQLVQTSFNDEWESQSMMGSVIFNFGREAAPPPPPPPPPPPPPPPPPATITCPDGTVILATEDCPPPPPPPPPPPPPPEPERG, translated from the coding sequence ATGAAAAAAACATTGGCACTTGCAGCGCTCGGCGCCGCGACGTTTATGACGTCGCCCGCGCTTGCGCAGGATCGTGGGCCGTATATCGGCATCGAAGGCGGCTTCCTGTTCCCCGATGAACAGGACGCGGCCATCACGGCGAACGTTGGCGGAACCACGGTTTCGAACTTCTACGTTCGCGACTATGAAGACGGCTACGACATCGACGCCATTCTCGGCTACGATTTCGGCTTCTTCCGGGTCGAAGTCGAAGGCGCCTATAAGAAGGCCAACATCGACCAGCTCCGCAACTTCGAAGGTTTCGGCAGCGCGTTCAACGCCGCCCTGCTCGATACCATCGACGATGACGATGACGGCTCGACGGTTCCGGTCTTCCTGACCAACGACGATTTTGACATCCTCAACATCGATGCCGACGCCAAGGTCTGGTCGGTCATGGCCAACGGCCTGCTCGACTTCGGTGGTGGCGGAATCAACTTCTACGGTGGTGGCGGTATTGGCTACGGCCAGCTCGACCAGCTCGGGTTCAATGACGGCGGCCTCGCCTACCAGGGCATCGCCGGCATCCGTTTCGCGATCACCCCGAACGTCGAAATTGGCGCGAAGTATCGTTACTTCGTCCTCGAACTCGATGGCGACGAATTCGGTCCGCTCTTCTCGAGCGCGAACAGCAACCAGCTGGTGCAGACGAGCTTCAACGACGAGTGGGAATCGCAGTCCATGATGGGCTCGGTGATCTTCAACTTCGGTCGCGAAGCTGCTCCCCCGCCGCCGCCTCCCCCGCCGCCCCCGCCGCCGCCGCCTCCGCCGCCGGCGACGATTACCTGCCCCGACGGCACGGTGATCTTGGCGACGGAAGACTGCCCGCCGCCGCCGCCGCCGCCGCCGCCGCCGCCTCCCCCGCCGGAGCCGGAGCGTGGCTAA
- a CDS encoding ABC transporter permease has protein sequence MKNVLLIAAREFRHIARMKSFWVTMLLLPALLFVGPLITDLLDDDEAERIVLIDRDAGPVGEAIQQRIEIENDLETLRSLSRYARRHDLEERIEGVVWTEYARDFTPADAAAFRESGGIEAAQERIDAVRDETTPPFEAPAPWYEIVDTPETLAGLSAEAIEEQRGTIFDGGDEANPPPDLVVLIDEDYAETPAIQLFADDTPSRTLVGLIQGVSQGELRGRLMSERGIAPADILAIDGATPVITTSTPPPGGGAEDVTVIRSLLPLALAYMLMMSIILSGNWLVQGAVEERSNKLIESVLACVRPQQLMAGKLLGTVAIGLSMTLVWVACAVFVGLTQQNAIAEFIGTAIEPVANVGAVTTILFFYILGYVALSTIFLGVGVLSDDMNEAQGYLMPVMIVLLLPITFLLQAVISGGASKIVEAMTWIPPLTPFVVLARLGSGIGALELIGAAILLVGFTALMLHLLGRLFQQSLLSSGQKRGLSAIVGRFKAPAD, from the coding sequence ATGAAGAACGTCCTGCTCATCGCCGCGCGCGAATTCCGTCACATCGCCCGCATGAAGAGCTTCTGGGTGACCATGTTGCTGCTCCCCGCGCTCTTGTTCGTGGGTCCGCTGATCACCGATCTGCTCGATGACGACGAAGCCGAACGGATCGTCCTCATCGACCGCGACGCCGGACCGGTCGGCGAAGCGATCCAGCAGCGCATCGAGATCGAGAACGACCTGGAAACTCTACGCTCGCTCTCGCGCTACGCCAGGCGTCACGATCTGGAAGAACGGATCGAGGGAGTGGTGTGGACCGAATATGCGCGCGATTTCACGCCTGCGGACGCTGCGGCGTTTCGCGAAAGCGGCGGGATCGAGGCGGCGCAGGAGCGGATCGATGCGGTGCGCGACGAAACGACGCCGCCGTTCGAGGCGCCCGCGCCCTGGTACGAGATCGTCGATACGCCCGAGACGCTCGCCGGATTGTCGGCAGAGGCGATCGAGGAGCAGCGCGGCACCATCTTCGACGGGGGTGACGAAGCCAATCCGCCCCCCGATCTCGTCGTCCTGATCGACGAAGATTATGCCGAGACTCCGGCGATCCAGCTGTTCGCGGACGACACCCCCAGCCGGACGCTCGTCGGACTGATCCAGGGCGTGTCGCAGGGCGAACTTCGCGGTCGCCTGATGAGCGAGCGCGGTATCGCGCCCGCCGACATTCTCGCGATCGACGGCGCGACGCCCGTCATCACCACGTCGACCCCGCCGCCGGGCGGCGGCGCCGAAGATGTCACCGTCATCCGGTCCCTGCTGCCGTTGGCGCTGGCCTATATGTTGATGATGAGCATCATCCTGTCGGGCAACTGGCTCGTCCAGGGTGCGGTCGAGGAACGGTCGAACAAGCTGATCGAAAGCGTGCTCGCCTGCGTGCGGCCACAACAACTGATGGCGGGCAAGTTGCTCGGGACCGTCGCCATCGGCCTGTCGATGACGCTCGTATGGGTGGCCTGCGCGGTTTTCGTCGGACTTACCCAACAGAACGCCATCGCCGAATTCATCGGCACCGCGATCGAGCCTGTCGCCAACGTCGGCGCCGTGACGACGATCCTGTTCTTCTATATTCTGGGATATGTCGCGCTTTCCACCATCTTCCTCGGTGTCGGCGTGCTCAGCGACGACATGAACGAGGCGCAGGGCTATCTCATGCCGGTGATGATCGTCCTGCTGCTGCCCATCACCTTCCTGCTGCAGGCTGTCATCTCAGGCGGCGCATCGAAAATCGTCGAGGCGATGACGTGGATTCCGCCCCTGACGCCCTTCGTGGTGCTTGCACGGCTCGGCAGCGGGATCGGCGCGCTCGAGCTGATCGGGGCGGCAATCCTCCTCGTCGGGTTTACCGCTCTGATGCTCCACCTGCTTGGGCGCTTGTTCCAGCAGAGCCTGCTGTCCTCCGGGCAGAAGCGCGGGCTTTCGGCCATCGTCGGCCGGTTCAAGGCCCCCGCCGACTGA